The following coding sequences are from one Humulus lupulus chromosome X, drHumLupu1.1, whole genome shotgun sequence window:
- the LOC133804941 gene encoding uncharacterized protein LOC133804941, which yields MTFHKWLLGTIGNKYPRECFSGTHDAAWFLKLHTPRTWLSDSHLDAAFHLMRRRLEFYPNMYPKKCVVMPTIFPESLKARWDAFPGSDYSRFSWDDSILDLVRGDAVQFLPSWQNKEFIYFALFLKDQLHWVAVEADLNGWMLNIFDSSIGSISENDLISLMVDWCTIFPSVLRQSSLFENHDVILAPQLTASESQVRPFDWKLTPREFVSQTKSR from the exons atgacctttcataagtggttgcttggcaccattgggaataaatatccgagggaatgcttctcagggacacacgatgctgcttggttcctgaaactgcatactccgaggacatggctttctgactct catttagatGCAGCATTCCATCTCATGAGGAGGCGTCTAGAATTTTATCCTAACATGTAccctaaaaaatgtgttgttatgcctacaatttttcccGAATCATTGAAGGCTCGGTGGGACGCTTTTCCAGGTTCTGACTACTCTAGATTTAGTTGGGATGACAGTATATTGGACCTGGTTAGGGGTGATGCAGTCCAGTTCTTACCGAGTTGGCAGAACAAGGAGTTCATTTATTTTGCCCTCTTCTTGAAAGACCAATTGCATTGGGTAGCTGTAGAGGCAGACCTGAATGGGTGGATGCTCAACATCTTTGACTCCAGTATTGGATCAATTTCCGAAAACGATTTGATCAGCTTGATGGTTGACTGGTGTACCATTTTCCCGTCGGTCTTGCGACAGTCCAGTTTATTTGAGAACCATGACGTTATACTCGCGCCTCAGTTGACAGCATCAGAGAGCCAGGTCAGACCCTTCGATTGGAAACTCACTCCACGTGAATTCGTATCGCAAACAAAATCCaggtga